In Pseudomonas deceptionensis, a single window of DNA contains:
- a CDS encoding beta-ketoacyl synthase chain length factor yields the protein MINFNVAAWRAWAPGLDSVADWQAWSQHPRVLDASSAAPDVSFLPAMQRRRLSRLARMAFSVGWPLAEGHKALPLVFASRHGETPRTFDILSDLAADQPLSPTQFSLSVHNAVIGLWSIMRGETSEMTAIAAAGDGLEHGLIEACALLNEGAPAVLLIIAEEQPPHAYAQWIDDVPFPYAVGLLLTPGKQWQISLANDATGIEKAPWPHSLNLLRHLLDEQTSFQHVWKNRVWNWQRSL from the coding sequence GTGATCAATTTCAATGTCGCCGCGTGGCGCGCCTGGGCTCCGGGCCTCGACAGCGTGGCCGATTGGCAGGCCTGGAGCCAGCACCCCCGCGTACTTGACGCCAGCAGTGCAGCTCCCGACGTCTCGTTTTTACCCGCAATGCAACGGCGTCGCCTCAGCCGCCTGGCACGCATGGCCTTCAGCGTCGGCTGGCCACTGGCAGAAGGCCACAAAGCATTGCCTCTGGTATTCGCCTCACGCCACGGCGAAACCCCACGCACGTTCGACATCCTCAGCGACCTCGCTGCCGACCAGCCTCTGTCCCCGACACAATTCAGCCTTTCGGTGCATAACGCTGTCATTGGGCTGTGGTCGATCATGCGTGGCGAAACCAGCGAAATGACCGCCATTGCCGCAGCCGGAGATGGGCTGGAGCACGGCCTGATCGAGGCCTGTGCGTTACTCAACGAGGGCGCGCCCGCCGTGCTGCTGATCATCGCCGAAGAGCAACCGCCACACGCGTACGCCCAATGGATTGATGATGTGCCCTTCCCTTATGCCGTCGGCCTGCTGCTGACACCCGGCAAGCAATGGCAGATTTCCCTCGCAAACGACGCCACTGGCATCGAAAAAGCCCCATGGCCCCATAGCCTGAACCTGTTACGCCACCTGCTCGATGAGCAGACGTCATTCCAGCACGTCTGGAAAAACCGCGTATGGAACTGGCAACGCAGCCTGTGA
- a CDS encoding lysophospholipid acyltransferase family protein: MELATQPVSARCDAYIWRLIATAISFALFGLGGLCLRAVIFPVLSCLPGDAVRHRERARATVSRLFWLFIRTMARMGVLTYDVQGAERLGRPGQMIIANHPSLIDVVFLIGLVRNANCVVKESLWQNPFTRSPVRATQYISNDGSVDMLDNAARALQEGQTLIIFPEGTRTQPGMTPAFHRGAAAIALRGAKILTPVVIKVSPTTLTKAEPWYRIPHRRVHFSIRVGADIDPNTFTALGPPPKASRLLNDFVHDYFIKELATDEQSEKRH, from the coding sequence ATGGAACTGGCAACGCAGCCTGTGAGTGCCCGTTGCGATGCATATATTTGGCGCCTGATCGCCACAGCCATAAGCTTTGCACTCTTCGGCCTCGGGGGCCTGTGCCTGCGAGCGGTGATTTTCCCGGTTCTCAGTTGCCTGCCAGGAGACGCCGTTCGTCACCGCGAACGCGCTCGTGCAACCGTCAGCCGGCTGTTCTGGCTGTTTATCCGCACGATGGCCCGCATGGGCGTGCTGACCTATGACGTACAAGGTGCCGAACGGCTCGGACGCCCCGGCCAGATGATCATTGCCAACCACCCGTCGCTTATCGATGTGGTTTTTTTGATCGGTCTGGTGAGGAATGCCAATTGCGTGGTCAAAGAGAGCCTTTGGCAGAACCCGTTTACCCGCAGCCCCGTGCGTGCCACGCAGTACATCAGCAATGATGGCAGCGTCGACATGCTCGATAACGCCGCGCGAGCGCTGCAGGAAGGCCAGACACTGATCATTTTCCCGGAGGGCACGCGCACGCAGCCGGGCATGACACCCGCCTTTCATCGCGGCGCCGCCGCGATAGCACTGCGGGGTGCGAAAATCCTCACTCCGGTGGTGATCAAGGTCAGCCCCACCACGCTGACCAAGGCCGAACCCTGGTACCGCATACCCCATCGGCGCGTGCACTTCAGTATCCGGGTCGGTGCCGATATAGATCCAAACACCTTTACCGCGCTTGGCCCGCCGCCTAAAGCCTCGCGCCTGCTCAATGACTTCGTGCATGACTACTTTATTAAGGAGCTCGCCACAGATGAGCAATCTGAAAAGCGACATTAA
- a CDS encoding phosphopantetheine-binding protein: MSNLKSDIKQLIIDALGLEDISVSDIGDEQTLFGEGLGLDSVDALELGLAIQKTYGIKIDADAKDTRNHFSNVASLAAFVTAKQAA, encoded by the coding sequence ATGAGCAATCTGAAAAGCGACATTAAACAGCTGATCATCGATGCCCTGGGTCTTGAAGACATCAGCGTCAGCGATATTGGCGATGAACAAACCCTCTTTGGCGAAGGCCTGGGGCTGGATTCGGTCGACGCGCTTGAGTTGGGCCTGGCGATTCAAAAAACCTACGGCATCAAGATAGACGCTGACGCCAAAGACACTCGCAATCATTTTTCAAACGTGGCCAGCCTTGCGGCTTTTGTCACGGCTAAACAGGCAGCCTGA
- a CDS encoding acyl carrier protein, protein MQTRDDIFNTLRDALIELFELEPERVTLDANLYQDLEIDSIDAVDLIDHIKRKTGKRIAAEEFKSVRTVNDVVEAVYRLVHTDE, encoded by the coding sequence ATGCAAACCCGTGACGACATTTTCAATACCCTGCGCGACGCCCTGATCGAACTCTTCGAACTGGAGCCTGAGCGCGTCACCCTGGACGCCAACCTGTATCAGGATCTGGAAATCGACAGCATCGACGCCGTCGACCTGATCGATCACATCAAGCGCAAAACCGGCAAGAGAATCGCGGCTGAAGAATTCAAATCGGTGCGTACCGTCAATGACGTGGTCGAGGCGGTTTACCGTCTGGTTCACACTGACGAATGA
- a CDS encoding membrane protein — MNRLIGPGLLLAGLLYPFAVYFGMAHFAPWQFALLLGSLWLARALTGERRPGSVWMAVVALVFCGLLALFNSPVLLRWYPVLISTFMLCLFGLSLKFGPPMIERLARLREPVLPEIAIVYTRQVTKVWCLFFMLNGLVAAGLTLWAPLSWWTLYNGLIAYALMGLLFAIEWLIRQKVRGRA; from the coding sequence ATGAACCGACTGATTGGTCCGGGGCTGTTGCTGGCTGGCCTGCTGTACCCCTTTGCGGTGTATTTCGGTATGGCCCATTTCGCTCCATGGCAGTTCGCACTGCTGCTTGGCAGCCTGTGGCTGGCCCGTGCCCTGACCGGCGAGCGACGCCCTGGCAGTGTGTGGATGGCAGTAGTGGCACTGGTGTTCTGCGGCCTGCTGGCGCTGTTCAACAGCCCGGTATTGCTGCGCTGGTACCCGGTCCTGATCAGTACCTTCATGCTCTGCCTGTTCGGTCTGAGCCTGAAGTTCGGGCCGCCGATGATCGAGCGCCTGGCGCGCTTGCGCGAGCCGGTGTTGCCCGAGATCGCAATTGTTTACACACGACAGGTCACCAAGGTCTGGTGCCTGTTTTTTATGCTCAACGGGTTAGTCGCAGCAGGTTTGACGCTGTGGGCGCCGCTGAGTTGGTGGACGTTGTACAACGGCCTGATCGCCTACGCGCTGATGGGGCTGCTGTTTGCCATTGAATGGCTGATACGACAAAAGGTAAGAGGCCGGGCATGA
- a CDS encoding acyl-CoA synthetase family protein gives MNWIKLEQLLLKGHAERRVTVDPALNHDTLCEQALRLAGGLQQRGVQHIAVHLEDAADLAVALLGAWRAGVSVLLPADLQAQTRQRWDCRVDLWITQRDELQALYADALPAAELDLDMCQLSLCTSGSSGEPKRIDKSLRQMANEVQALEQLWGADLGDACIIASVAAQHIYGLLFRVLWPLCAGRTFVRNQLAFPEDMQRTSREHSSFAWVASPALLKRMTDNLDWPALSPVRRVFSSGGALPAEAAQGLFERLGQWPTEILGSSETGGIAWRQGPNLWQPFADVQLSQSEDGALMIASAYLPAGHIEHTADAARIEADGRFELLGRLDRIVKLEEKRISLPMLEHALVNHDWVAETRLGVVNESRASLGALLVLSESGLYALREHGRRALTQSLRQHLSQHCEALALPRRWRLLRQLPLNSQGKLPQAQVDRLLLAPRPKMPEVLSQSEHDGQWTLNLSIPPDLAYFSGHFPKTPVLPGVVQVDWAMALGQQLLDLPPRFAGMEVLKFQQLVRPGDTIELTLRFDRERSKLHFAYRNATAPCSSGRIVLEPACE, from the coding sequence ATGAATTGGATAAAACTTGAGCAGCTATTGCTCAAGGGGCACGCAGAACGCCGCGTCACGGTTGACCCTGCGCTGAACCACGACACCCTTTGCGAACAGGCCCTGCGCCTGGCCGGCGGCCTGCAACAGCGTGGCGTGCAGCACATTGCCGTACACCTTGAAGACGCCGCCGACCTGGCAGTGGCTTTACTCGGTGCATGGCGGGCCGGAGTCAGCGTGCTGTTACCCGCTGACCTGCAAGCGCAAACCCGTCAGCGCTGGGATTGCCGGGTTGACCTGTGGATAACTCAACGCGACGAACTGCAAGCCTTGTACGCCGACGCACTGCCTGCTGCAGAACTGGATCTGGACATGTGCCAGCTCAGCCTGTGCACCTCGGGCTCCAGCGGCGAGCCCAAGCGCATCGACAAAAGCCTGCGTCAGATGGCCAACGAGGTCCAGGCGCTGGAACAGTTGTGGGGCGCGGATCTGGGCGATGCGTGCATCATCGCCAGCGTGGCGGCACAGCATATTTATGGCTTGTTGTTCCGCGTGCTGTGGCCCCTGTGCGCAGGCCGGACCTTTGTGCGCAATCAACTGGCATTTCCGGAAGACATGCAGCGCACCAGTCGCGAGCACTCGTCATTCGCCTGGGTCGCCAGCCCTGCCCTGCTCAAACGTATGACCGACAATCTGGACTGGCCCGCCTTGAGCCCGGTACGCCGGGTGTTTTCTTCGGGCGGTGCCTTGCCTGCAGAGGCGGCGCAAGGGTTGTTCGAGCGTCTGGGCCAGTGGCCGACCGAAATCCTTGGCAGTTCGGAAACCGGGGGTATTGCGTGGCGCCAGGGCCCGAACCTGTGGCAACCGTTTGCCGATGTGCAGTTGAGCCAGAGCGAAGACGGTGCCCTGATGATCGCCTCGGCGTACTTGCCCGCGGGCCATATCGAACACACGGCCGACGCGGCTCGCATCGAGGCCGATGGCCGTTTCGAGTTGCTCGGGCGTCTGGACCGCATCGTCAAACTGGAAGAAAAACGCATCTCCCTGCCAATGCTGGAACACGCACTGGTCAACCACGACTGGGTGGCTGAAACCCGCCTGGGCGTGGTCAACGAAAGCCGCGCTTCTCTGGGCGCCTTGCTGGTGCTCAGTGAAAGCGGCCTGTATGCCTTGCGTGAACACGGTCGTCGCGCCCTGACCCAAAGCCTTCGCCAACACTTGAGCCAGCACTGCGAAGCCCTGGCCTTGCCGCGCCGCTGGCGCTTGTTGCGCCAGTTGCCGCTCAACAGCCAGGGCAAGCTGCCACAGGCGCAAGTCGACAGGTTACTGCTGGCACCCCGGCCGAAAATGCCCGAAGTGCTGAGCCAAAGCGAACATGACGGTCAATGGACACTCAACCTGTCGATCCCCCCGGACCTGGCCTACTTCAGCGGTCATTTCCCTAAAACCCCGGTGCTGCCGGGCGTGGTGCAAGTGGATTGGGCGATGGCGCTGGGTCAGCAGTTGCTCGACCTGCCGCCGCGTTTTGCCGGGATGGAAGTGCTCAAGTTCCAGCAACTGGTACGCCCCGGCGACACCATCGAACTGACCCTGCGTTTCGACCGTGAGCGCAGCAAACTGCACTTCGCCTACCGCAACGCGACGGCGCCCTGCTCCAGTGGCCGCATCGTGCTGGAGCCCGCCTGTGAATAA
- a CDS encoding glycosyltransferase family 2 protein translates to MHNPCAVIPVYNHETAVPAVVGALLAAGLPCVLVDDASSPACSAVLEQLARGEHIFLVRLAINQGKGGAVMAGLREAARLGFTHALQVDADGQHDLRDVATFMQVSQQNPQALICGYPQYDDSVPKGRLYARYLTHVWVWINSLSLQIPDSMCGFRVYPLTPTLALINTVKLGKRMDFDPEILVRLAWRNQPMRWLPTKVHYPQDGLSHFRLFHDNALISGMHTKLFFGMLIRLPSILWRRCKA, encoded by the coding sequence ATGCATAACCCCTGCGCCGTGATCCCGGTGTACAACCACGAAACCGCCGTACCGGCCGTGGTCGGCGCCCTGCTCGCTGCCGGCTTGCCCTGCGTGCTGGTTGACGACGCCAGCAGCCCCGCGTGCAGTGCCGTTCTCGAACAGCTTGCCCGAGGCGAGCACATCTTCCTCGTCCGCCTGGCCATCAATCAGGGCAAGGGCGGCGCGGTCATGGCGGGCCTGCGCGAAGCGGCGAGACTGGGCTTCACTCACGCCCTGCAAGTAGACGCCGACGGCCAGCACGACCTGCGCGACGTCGCGACCTTTATGCAGGTCTCACAGCAAAACCCCCAAGCGCTGATCTGCGGTTATCCACAGTACGACGACAGCGTGCCCAAGGGGCGCCTGTATGCGCGCTACCTGACCCACGTGTGGGTGTGGATCAACAGCCTGTCGCTGCAGATTCCGGATTCCATGTGCGGCTTTCGGGTCTACCCGCTGACGCCGACGCTGGCGCTGATCAACACGGTCAAACTGGGCAAGCGCATGGATTTCGACCCCGAGATTTTGGTGCGTCTGGCGTGGCGCAATCAGCCCATGCGCTGGCTGCCGACCAAGGTCCATTACCCGCAGGACGGCCTCTCGCACTTTCGTCTGTTCCATGACAACGCGCTGATTTCCGGCATGCACACCAAGCTGTTTTTCGGCATGTTGATACGTTTGCCGAGCATCCTCTGGAGGCGCTGTAAAGCATGA
- a CDS encoding glycosyl transferase: MSEPQQHWADNKERGSFRLMKLTAFGVKLLGRRLLSPVLYAIVLYFFLFGGRARRSIWQYQQRLADWSGQSDLRPTRRRVFGQFMAFADALLDKLDVWNGRLKIEDIEIIDPALLRNQLRGERGQMLVGAHLGNLEVCRALAELGEQVTMNVLVHTKHAEHFNRLLGEAGASHLRLIQVSELNPAVMLQLNQRLENGEWLAIAGDRVPLQGARNVEVDFLGHPAAFPQGPWLLAGLLKCPVNLMFCLKHEGRYRVILEPFTDAVLWRRSDREQVIAHWATRYAERLGHYCLEAPQQWFNFYPFWKTDDDASA; encoded by the coding sequence ATGAGCGAACCTCAACAGCATTGGGCTGACAACAAGGAGCGCGGCAGTTTCCGGCTGATGAAGCTCACCGCGTTCGGCGTCAAGCTGCTTGGCCGACGCCTGCTCAGCCCGGTGCTCTACGCCATCGTGCTGTACTTCTTTCTGTTCGGTGGCCGCGCCCGGCGCAGCATCTGGCAATACCAGCAGCGGCTGGCCGACTGGAGCGGGCAAAGCGACCTGCGGCCTACCCGCAGACGGGTGTTCGGGCAATTCATGGCATTTGCCGATGCCCTGCTCGACAAGCTTGACGTGTGGAATGGCCGCCTGAAAATCGAAGATATCGAAATCATTGACCCCGCCCTGCTGCGTAATCAGTTGCGCGGCGAACGCGGCCAAATGCTGGTGGGCGCACACCTGGGCAACCTCGAAGTGTGCCGGGCACTGGCCGAGCTGGGCGAACAGGTGACCATGAACGTGCTGGTACACACCAAGCACGCCGAACACTTCAACCGCTTGCTGGGCGAAGCCGGGGCCAGCCATTTGCGTCTGATTCAGGTCAGCGAGCTCAACCCTGCGGTCATGCTTCAACTCAATCAGCGCCTGGAAAACGGCGAGTGGCTGGCGATAGCCGGTGACCGTGTGCCGCTGCAGGGCGCACGCAATGTCGAGGTCGATTTCCTCGGCCATCCGGCAGCATTCCCGCAAGGTCCGTGGTTGTTGGCCGGGCTGCTCAAATGCCCGGTCAATCTGATGTTTTGCCTCAAGCATGAAGGGCGCTACCGGGTCATCCTCGAACCCTTCACCGACGCCGTACTCTGGCGGCGCAGCGACCGCGAGCAAGTGATCGCCCACTGGGCCACGCGCTACGCCGAACGCCTGGGGCACTACTGCCTCGAAGCGCCGCAACAATGGTTCAATTTTTACCCTTTCTGGAAGACCGATGACGACGCATCCGCATGA
- a CDS encoding HAL/PAL/TAL family ammonia-lyase, whose amino-acid sequence MTTHPHEPVTFGQTPLRIEDVLALANRQAPTRLQDDADYRERIAKGARFLDSLLDKEGVIYGVTTGYGDSCVVAVPLEHVEALPRHLYTFHGCGLGKLLDAQATRAVLAARLQSLCHGVSGVRIELLERLQAFIAHDILPLIPEEGSVGASGDLTPLSYVAATLSGEREVLFKGERRLAADVHRELGWAPLVLRPKEALALMNGTAVMTGLACLAYARADYLLKLATRITALNVVALQGNPEHFDERLFAAKPHPGQMQVAAWIRQDLAIDAPTAPLHRLQDRYSLRCAPHVLGVLADSLNWLRSFIEIELNSANDNPIIDAEEERVLHGGHFYGGHIAFAMDSLKTLVANVADLLDRQLALLVDVRYNHGLPSNLSGATAERAMLNHGFKAVQIGTSAWTAEALKNTMPASVFSRSTECHNQDKVSMGTIAARDAIRVLELTEQVAAATLLAANQGVWLRSRAEDARPLPPALAQMHAELAKDFPPVVEDRALEAELRLCLSRIAQQHWRLHA is encoded by the coding sequence ATGACGACGCATCCGCATGAGCCAGTAACCTTCGGCCAAACCCCGTTGCGCATTGAAGACGTGCTGGCCCTGGCCAATCGTCAGGCGCCGACCCGTCTGCAAGACGACGCCGACTACCGCGAGCGCATCGCCAAGGGCGCGCGCTTTCTCGACTCGCTGCTGGACAAGGAAGGCGTGATCTACGGCGTGACCACCGGTTACGGCGATTCGTGCGTGGTGGCGGTGCCGCTGGAGCATGTTGAAGCGCTGCCGCGTCATCTCTACACCTTTCACGGCTGCGGGTTGGGCAAGTTGCTTGACGCCCAGGCCACCCGCGCCGTGCTCGCCGCGCGCCTCCAGTCCTTGTGCCACGGGGTGTCCGGGGTGCGCATCGAGTTGCTGGAGCGTTTGCAGGCCTTCATCGCCCACGACATCCTGCCGCTGATCCCCGAAGAAGGTTCAGTGGGCGCCAGCGGCGATTTGACGCCGCTGTCGTATGTGGCCGCCACGTTGTCGGGCGAGCGCGAAGTGCTGTTCAAGGGCGAACGCCGCCTCGCAGCCGACGTGCACCGGGAACTTGGCTGGGCACCGCTGGTACTGCGGCCCAAGGAAGCGCTTGCGCTGATGAACGGCACCGCCGTGATGACCGGCCTCGCGTGCCTGGCCTACGCCCGCGCCGATTACCTGCTCAAACTCGCTACCCGCATCACCGCGCTCAACGTGGTGGCACTGCAAGGCAACCCTGAGCACTTTGACGAGCGCCTGTTCGCCGCCAAGCCGCATCCGGGGCAAATGCAGGTGGCGGCCTGGATTCGCCAGGACCTGGCCATCGACGCCCCGACAGCGCCGCTGCATCGCCTGCAAGACCGCTACTCGCTGCGTTGCGCGCCCCACGTACTGGGCGTGCTGGCAGACAGCCTGAACTGGCTGCGCTCGTTTATCGAGATTGAACTCAACAGCGCCAACGACAACCCGATCATCGACGCCGAAGAAGAACGCGTGCTGCATGGCGGGCATTTCTATGGCGGGCATATCGCCTTTGCGATGGACAGCCTCAAGACCCTGGTCGCCAACGTCGCCGACCTGCTGGACCGCCAGCTCGCGCTGCTGGTGGACGTGCGATACAACCACGGCCTGCCGAGCAACCTCTCGGGCGCAACAGCCGAGCGGGCGATGCTCAACCACGGCTTTAAAGCGGTGCAGATCGGCACCAGTGCCTGGACGGCCGAGGCGTTGAAAAACACCATGCCGGCCAGCGTGTTCTCACGCTCTACCGAGTGCCACAACCAGGACAAAGTGAGCATGGGCACCATCGCTGCCCGCGATGCGATCCGCGTGCTGGAACTGACCGAACAGGTCGCCGCTGCCACCTTGCTGGCGGCCAATCAGGGAGTGTGGCTGCGCAGTCGCGCCGAAGATGCACGCCCGCTGCCACCCGCACTGGCACAGATGCACGCCGAGTTGGCCAAGGACTTCCCACCGGTGGTCGAAGACCGCGCCCTGGAAGCCGAGTTGCGCTTGTGCCTGAGCCGTATCGCCCAACAACACTGGAGGCTGCATGCGTAG
- a CDS encoding acyl-CoA thioesterase has product MRSKGVLHVDTEVLVPFFDIDTMHVVWHGHYVKYLEVARCALLDHIGHNYTHMLDAGYAWPVIDMQLRYVRGATFGQRINVRASLVEWENRLKINYLITDLATGERLTRAVTVQVAVEIASKEMQLVSPKCFTEAVARMLP; this is encoded by the coding sequence ATGCGTAGCAAAGGCGTTTTGCACGTTGATACCGAAGTGTTGGTGCCGTTTTTCGACATCGACACCATGCACGTGGTGTGGCACGGCCACTACGTCAAATACCTCGAAGTGGCGCGTTGTGCGTTGCTCGACCATATCGGCCACAACTACACGCACATGCTCGATGCGGGCTATGCGTGGCCGGTGATCGACATGCAATTGCGGTATGTACGCGGCGCAACATTTGGCCAGCGCATCAACGTACGCGCCAGCCTGGTGGAGTGGGAAAACCGCCTGAAGATCAACTACCTGATCACCGACCTGGCCACGGGCGAACGGCTGACCCGGGCCGTTACGGTGCAAGTGGCGGTCGAGATCGCCAGCAAGGAGATGCAACTGGTGTCGCCCAAGTGCTTTACCGAAGCGGTTGCGAGGATGCTGCCATGA
- a CDS encoding outer membrane lipoprotein carrier protein LolA, with the protein MNRLGSRCRRLRSSPKGSRFFNIEGPSALIAAFGSGYRGLIVALLLAFSPLAHAFDLQQLSEQLAKPQVIHGDFIQEKHLRALPKPLTSTGTFVLAKGHGLLWQLKTPLQQDYRITSQGIARRDGTSWQMLPGKSAGAEQNRLFLAVLQGDSSGLQRDFDLQLQGEPAHWTLTLTPRSLLLKQVFKQINIDGGELVQRIELQETQGDSTLLKMHNSVSNQPLSDAEQHDFAQ; encoded by the coding sequence ATGAATCGCCTTGGTAGCCGCTGCCGCAGGCTGCGATCGAGCCCGAAGGGGTCGCGCTTTTTCAATATCGAAGGGCCTTCGGCCCTTATCGCAGCCTTCGGCAGCGGCTACAGGGGTCTGATTGTTGCGCTGCTGCTCGCTTTCTCGCCTCTGGCCCACGCCTTCGACCTGCAACAACTCAGCGAACAACTGGCCAAACCCCAGGTGATCCACGGCGATTTTATCCAGGAGAAACACCTGCGCGCCCTGCCCAAGCCACTGACCAGCACTGGTACTTTTGTGCTGGCCAAGGGTCACGGCCTGCTTTGGCAACTGAAAACCCCGCTGCAACAGGATTACCGAATCACGTCCCAAGGCATTGCCCGGCGCGACGGCACGAGTTGGCAAATGCTGCCCGGCAAAAGCGCCGGCGCCGAGCAAAACCGCTTGTTCCTCGCCGTGTTGCAAGGCGATAGCAGCGGCCTGCAGCGGGATTTCGACCTGCAACTGCAAGGCGAACCCGCGCACTGGACGCTGACCCTGACCCCACGTTCACTGCTGCTCAAGCAAGTGTTCAAGCAGATCAACATCGACGGCGGCGAATTGGTGCAACGCATCGAACTGCAAGAAACCCAGGGCGACAGCACGCTGCTTAAAATGCACAACAGCGTCAGCAACCAGCCCTTGAGTGACGCGGAGCAGCACGATTTTGCGCAGTGA